The Acidobacteriota bacterium genome contains a region encoding:
- a CDS encoding PIN domain-containing protein: MVRAYWDTSALVPLYAPEIYSAAATKALVRCRGGILLTPLNELELVNAIQLRIFRQEIAAVEAAAARAAIARDRDSGLYICAPLSDATYTTAAELALAHTHRHGVRSLDLLHVAAAIELKAEMFLSFDKRQRALASAAGLSVA, from the coding sequence ATGGTGAGAGCTTATTGGGACACCAGTGCCCTCGTCCCACTCTACGCTCCGGAGATCTACTCCGCCGCTGCCACGAAAGCTCTGGTCCGTTGCCGCGGCGGCATTCTACTGACCCCACTGAACGAGCTCGAGTTGGTCAACGCCATCCAGTTGCGCATCTTTCGCCAGGAAATCGCGGCCGTCGAGGCTGCAGCGGCCCGTGCGGCGATCGCGAGAGATCGCGATTCCGGCCTTTACATCTGTGCGCCTCTTTCCGACGCTACATACACGACCGCGGCCGAGCTGGCGCTCGCACATACGCACCGCCATGGCGTTCGATCGCTGGACCTGCTTCATGTGGCTGCGGCGATCGAGTTAAAGGCCGAGATGTTTTTGTCCTTTGACAAGCGCCAGCGCGCCCTGGCTAGCGCGGCCGGTTTATCCGTCGCCTAG
- a CDS encoding prevent-host-death protein has translation MDHMKTASIRDLRYRFPTIERWLRAGETVAITRRGRRIARLAPESTADAVEMPDILGRLRQIYGNKILKPSTATLLRRERDERW, from the coding sequence ATGGATCACATGAAGACAGCCTCCATTCGGGACCTGCGCTACCGCTTTCCGACGATTGAGCGCTGGCTTCGCGCTGGCGAAACCGTGGCGATCACCCGCCGTGGCCGCCGTATTGCGCGCCTGGCTCCAGAGTCCACGGCGGATGCGGTCGAGATGCCCGACATCCTGGGACGCCTGCGCCAGATCTATGGGAATAAGATCCTCAAGCCGAGTACCGCGACGCTGTTGCGCCGCGAGCGGGACGAGCGATGGTGA
- the larE gene encoding ATP-dependent sacrificial sulfur transferase LarE, with translation MTEIAELETILRACAPLLVAYSGGVDSAYLAYAAQQAAPGQMLAVIADSPSLPRNALKDAVAFAEAHHIPCEVIHTGEMDDPNYRRNAPDRCYFCKDELFRRMEAELARRPEFRTLAYGVNADDKLEFRPGHRAAQEHGVRAPLREAGLDKAEIRRRAHEAGLEVWDRPAAACLASRVAYGIAVTPEVLARIEQGEEALYALGFQQVRVRFHREIVRIEIAREELLRALTLEMADALTAIFRKLGFRYVTLDLEGYRTGSLNQGPGAKGQGPEVRGQGSGLAPR, from the coding sequence ATGACGGAAATTGCGGAACTGGAGACGATTTTGCGGGCGTGCGCGCCGCTGCTGGTGGCCTACTCGGGCGGGGTGGATTCGGCTTATCTGGCCTATGCCGCGCAACAGGCCGCCCCAGGGCAAATGCTGGCGGTGATTGCGGATTCCCCGAGCCTGCCGCGCAACGCCTTGAAGGATGCGGTAGCGTTTGCCGAGGCGCACCATATCCCCTGCGAAGTCATTCATACCGGGGAGATGGACGACCCCAATTACCGGCGCAACGCCCCCGACCGCTGCTACTTCTGCAAGGATGAACTGTTCCGCCGGATGGAGGCGGAACTGGCGCGCCGGCCCGAGTTCCGCACGCTCGCCTACGGCGTTAACGCCGACGACAAGCTGGAGTTCCGGCCGGGACACCGGGCGGCGCAAGAGCACGGCGTGCGCGCGCCGCTGCGCGAAGCGGGGCTGGACAAGGCGGAAATCCGGCGGCGGGCGCACGAGGCGGGCCTGGAGGTGTGGGACCGTCCGGCCGCGGCGTGCCTGGCGAGCCGCGTTGCCTATGGGATTGCCGTGACGCCGGAGGTGCTGGCACGCATTGAGCAGGGCGAAGAGGCGCTGTACGCCCTGGGCTTCCAGCAGGTGCGGGTGCGGTTTCACCGCGAAATCGTTCGCATCGAGATTGCCCGCGAGGAGCTGCTGCGCGCACTCACGCTGGAAATGGCGGACGCACTGACGGCGATTTTCCGCAAGCTGGGGTTCCGCTACGTGACGCTCGATTTGGAAGGCTACCGGACCGGGTCGCTGAATCAGGGGCCAGGGGCTAAGGGTCAGGGGCCAGAGGTCAGAGGTCAGGGGTCAGGGCTTGCGCCTCGTTGA
- a CDS encoding mannose-6-phosphate isomerase, with product MRLVEPVLKPRVWGSRDLRAWYPDAAARTEPIGEAWLSPENCPVLVKLLFPRERLSVQVHPDDAYAAAHGLGRGKSEAWYVVSAEPGAQVGVGLRAGVSFTDLEAACRAGRGAGMLHWFEVHAGEVITVPAGTVHAIGGGSVLLEVQQPSDTTFRLDDYGRGRELHLEPGMEVARQTDGGRCAAATSGLLLHTPFFQLWRWEGPVRIGAADEARWLVNLTSGGTIPRGWLAELAAGESFEQAEAATIMEVRAGQEWG from the coding sequence TTGCGCCTCGTTGAGCCGGTGCTCAAGCCGCGCGTTTGGGGCAGCCGCGACTTGCGCGCTTGGTACCCCGACGCCGCGGCGCGCACCGAACCGATCGGCGAAGCGTGGCTCTCGCCCGAGAATTGCCCGGTGCTGGTGAAGCTGCTGTTTCCGCGGGAACGGCTCTCGGTGCAGGTGCATCCGGACGATGCCTATGCGGCGGCGCATGGCCTGGGACGCGGCAAAAGCGAAGCCTGGTATGTGGTCAGCGCCGAGCCGGGAGCGCAAGTGGGCGTGGGGCTGCGCGCAGGCGTTAGCTTCACCGATCTGGAGGCCGCGTGCCGGGCAGGACGCGGCGCCGGGATGCTGCACTGGTTCGAGGTGCACGCCGGCGAGGTCATCACCGTACCCGCCGGAACGGTGCATGCCATCGGAGGAGGATCGGTGCTGCTGGAAGTGCAGCAGCCGTCGGATACGACCTTCCGGCTGGACGACTACGGACGCGGGCGGGAGCTGCATCTGGAGCCGGGAATGGAGGTTGCGCGCCAAACCGATGGCGGGCGGTGCGCGGCGGCGACGAGCGGGTTATTGCTGCACACACCGTTTTTTCAGTTGTGGCGATGGGAGGGGCCGGTCAGGATCGGCGCGGCGGACGAGGCCCGCTGGCTGGTAAATTTGACCAGTGGAGGAACCATCCCCAGAGGATGGTTGGCGGAGCTGGCGGCGGGTGAAAGCTTCGAACAGGCAGAGGCCGCTACGATCATGGAGGTTCGAGCGGGCCAAGAATGGGGTTGA
- a CDS encoding cupin domain-containing protein: protein MVGIPSRHQALQGGLTPMTRREANTALLSAAAGLLTLPLALPALAAAQSGKHTPVRTLMREPLAPMPNAEASVIILTLAPGEHGHPHEHTGPVFAYILKGSIENQVDPGQPKTYRAGDYFYEPPMHVHRMMRNLSATEPAEVLVFQVGEKGKPFTIPAK, encoded by the coding sequence ATGGTCGGAATTCCATCCCGGCACCAAGCTTTACAAGGAGGACTCACCCCAATGACACGACGCGAAGCCAACACCGCGCTGCTCTCGGCCGCCGCCGGCCTGCTCACGCTCCCCCTGGCTCTGCCGGCGCTTGCGGCCGCGCAATCCGGGAAACACACCCCCGTGCGCACCCTCATGCGTGAGCCGCTGGCGCCCATGCCCAACGCCGAGGCCAGCGTCATCATTCTGACGCTCGCTCCCGGCGAGCACGGCCATCCGCACGAGCATACCGGCCCAGTGTTCGCCTACATCCTGAAGGGTTCAATCGAGAACCAGGTCGATCCCGGCCAGCCCAAAACCTACCGCGCCGGCGATTACTTCTACGAACCGCCCATGCATGTGCATCGCATGATGCGCAACCTCAGCGCCACCGAACCCGCCGAAGTGCTCGTCTTCCAGGTCGGCGAAAAGGGCAAGCCCTTTACTATCCCCGCGAAGTAG
- the add gene encoding adenosine deaminase has product MTPAEREQLRRIPKAELHLHLEGSLSPQTLWALAQRQGRPHGLCDLAACQRLYQFHDFSGFITAIKTASLLLDSPADYATAVLALADYLHAQGAVYAEVFFSVGILLWRGVPVEPYWEAIEQARVEAEAASSVRIRWVLDAVRQFGAEPFEQVVNWAIRLQPSGAVAGIGIGGDETQRSAAEFAAGYGRARAHGLRTTIHAGETCGAASIWDALRHLHPDRIGHGLHAFEDERLLDELAQRQVVLDICPTSNFKTGAWPEGTLHPAHLYYRRGIRVAISSDDPGIFGCTLLDEYAFLAGHGGFTFSELGELAAGSLPR; this is encoded by the coding sequence ATGACGCCCGCCGAACGCGAGCAGCTTCGTCGCATCCCCAAAGCCGAACTGCACCTGCACCTGGAAGGCAGCCTTTCGCCGCAAACCTTGTGGGCGTTGGCGCAGCGACAGGGCCGGCCCCACGGTCTGTGCGATCTGGCGGCGTGTCAGCGCCTGTATCAGTTCCACGACTTCAGCGGCTTCATCACGGCGATTAAGACCGCCAGCCTGCTGCTCGACTCGCCGGCCGACTACGCCACCGCGGTGCTTGCCCTCGCGGACTACTTGCATGCGCAGGGCGCCGTCTACGCCGAAGTCTTCTTCTCGGTGGGCATACTGCTCTGGCGCGGCGTTCCTGTCGAGCCCTACTGGGAAGCGATCGAGCAGGCCCGCGTGGAAGCCGAAGCCGCGAGCAGCGTGCGCATCCGTTGGGTGTTGGATGCCGTGCGTCAGTTCGGTGCTGAGCCGTTTGAGCAGGTTGTCAATTGGGCGATCCGGCTGCAACCGTCAGGTGCGGTCGCCGGCATCGGCATTGGCGGCGACGAGACGCAGCGCTCCGCAGCCGAGTTTGCAGCCGGCTACGGCCGCGCCCGGGCTCACGGCCTGCGCACCACTATTCATGCCGGGGAAACCTGCGGCGCGGCTTCCATCTGGGATGCGCTCCGCCATCTGCACCCGGATCGCATTGGCCATGGACTACATGCCTTCGAGGACGAACGGCTTCTCGACGAGCTGGCGCAGCGCCAGGTCGTGCTCGACATCTGCCCGACCTCGAACTTCAAGACCGGCGCCTGGCCGGAAGGCACGCTTCACCCGGCGCATCTCTATTACCGCCGCGGTATCCGCGTGGCTATCAGCTCCGACGACCCGGGCATCTTCGGTTGCACCTTGCTCGACGAATATGCCTTCCTCGCCGGACACGGCGGCTTTACGTTCTCCGAACTAGGCGAGCTCGCTGCCGGCAGCCTGCCGCGCTGA
- a CDS encoding mannose-1-phosphate guanylyltransferase, whose protein sequence is MILAGGRGTRFWPKSRRAAAKQILPILGGRTMLERTIDRLQPLLASPEDIWIMTNRELRPAVLRQVPQVPAAQVIAEPVGRNTAPAIGLGAELILRARGDVNMGVFPSDAFIANEEKFVALARVAIKEAQRPGKLVVLGIEPTRPETGYGYIEAVHDPRSKAHALRVQRFTEKPSLAQAREFVEAGHYFWNAGLFLWRTSSILEALAEFLPATAEILRRIAEAPRSKLGAVLERWYPECENISIDYAVMERSRNIVCVPSANLGWTDLGSWQSLYEQLAPHGGTVAQAGDVVELDAANNFINVDGKTVAIVGLSDLVVVETPDALLIVPRSQSQKVGKLVQQLEAEGKTKLL, encoded by the coding sequence CTGATTCTGGCCGGAGGCCGGGGAACCCGCTTCTGGCCGAAAAGCCGCCGTGCCGCCGCCAAGCAAATCCTTCCAATCCTGGGCGGCCGGACCATGCTGGAGCGCACCATTGACCGCCTCCAGCCGCTGCTGGCCTCGCCCGAAGACATCTGGATCATGACCAACCGCGAGCTCCGTCCGGCGGTGCTGCGGCAAGTCCCGCAAGTGCCGGCTGCGCAGGTGATTGCCGAGCCGGTCGGCCGCAACACGGCCCCGGCCATCGGCCTTGGCGCCGAGCTGATTCTGCGCGCCCGCGGCGACGTCAATATGGGGGTGTTTCCCTCTGACGCCTTTATTGCCAACGAGGAGAAATTCGTTGCTCTCGCCCGCGTGGCGATCAAAGAAGCGCAGCGCCCCGGCAAGCTCGTGGTGCTGGGCATTGAGCCCACGCGCCCCGAAACCGGCTACGGCTATATCGAGGCCGTTCACGACCCGCGTTCCAAAGCGCACGCGCTGCGCGTGCAGCGCTTCACCGAAAAACCCAGCCTCGCGCAGGCGCGTGAGTTCGTCGAAGCCGGCCATTACTTCTGGAATGCCGGTCTGTTCCTCTGGCGCACCTCCAGTATTCTGGAGGCCTTGGCCGAATTTCTCCCCGCAACCGCCGAAATCCTCCGCCGTATCGCCGAAGCGCCCCGCTCGAAGCTGGGAGCGGTGCTCGAACGCTGGTATCCGGAGTGTGAAAACATCTCCATCGACTACGCCGTCATGGAGCGCAGCCGCAATATCGTCTGCGTCCCCTCGGCCAATCTGGGCTGGACGGACCTGGGGAGCTGGCAGTCGCTCTATGAACAGCTCGCGCCCCACGGCGGTACGGTGGCTCAGGCCGGCGATGTGGTCGAACTGGACGCCGCCAACAATTTTATTAACGTGGACGGCAAAACCGTTGCCATCGTCGGCCTCAGCGATCTGGTCGTGGTCGAGACCCCTGACGCCCTGCTGATCGTCCCCCGCTCCCAATCTCAAAAAGTCGGCAAGCTCGTCCAGCAGCTCGAAGCCGAAGGGAAAACCAAACTGCTGTAG
- a CDS encoding pyruvate dehydrogenase (acetyl-transferring) E1 component subunit alpha, translating to MSSRPQPQLSVPDRKPAAPSNSTKVLSPARRFPLEAETLRNFLRKMVTLREFEHLGYREFKNGLIRGYYHSYAGQEAVGVGFFHAIDLSRDYIVDNYRDHGHMLLSGMDPMRIYAELFGRRTGVAKGKGGSMHMYSPEEHFLGGDGIVGGPLSIATGVGLALKQQKKDGVAVCFFGDGALDTGTFHESLNMASLFKVPTAYVCINNQYSMGTSLERHSAVTKLVDRARGYGMPTEQVDGQDVWATTEAAARILNTVRDKQRPYFVEVLTYRYDGHGIHDKTLNYRSIEEETSWHERDPLKLLSDYMMEEKIVSHGDIEKLRKDVIAELEAKVAEAKKGEEPAPEELLHDVLQ from the coding sequence ATGAGTTCGCGCCCTCAACCCCAACTATCGGTACCGGATCGCAAGCCGGCCGCCCCCTCAAACTCGACCAAAGTCCTCAGCCCGGCACGGCGCTTCCCGCTGGAGGCAGAAACCCTGCGCAACTTCTTGCGCAAAATGGTCACGCTGCGGGAGTTCGAGCACTTGGGCTACCGGGAGTTCAAGAATGGCCTGATCCGCGGCTACTACCATTCCTATGCCGGCCAGGAAGCGGTGGGGGTGGGCTTCTTCCACGCTATTGACCTGAGCCGCGACTACATTGTCGACAACTACCGGGACCACGGCCATATGCTGCTGTCCGGCATGGACCCGATGCGGATCTACGCCGAGCTGTTCGGGCGGCGAACGGGCGTGGCCAAAGGCAAGGGCGGTAGCATGCATATGTACAGCCCGGAAGAGCATTTTCTGGGCGGCGACGGCATCGTGGGCGGACCACTTTCGATCGCCACTGGCGTAGGACTGGCGCTGAAGCAACAGAAAAAGGACGGCGTCGCCGTTTGCTTTTTCGGCGATGGCGCGCTCGATACCGGAACCTTCCACGAATCGCTGAATATGGCGTCGCTGTTCAAGGTGCCGACCGCTTACGTCTGCATCAACAACCAGTACAGTATGGGCACCAGCCTGGAACGGCATTCGGCGGTGACGAAGCTGGTGGACCGCGCCCGCGGCTACGGCATGCCCACCGAGCAGGTGGATGGACAGGACGTGTGGGCAACCACCGAAGCGGCGGCGCGGATTTTAAATACGGTGCGGGACAAGCAGCGGCCCTATTTCGTGGAAGTGTTGACCTATCGTTATGACGGCCACGGGATTCATGACAAGACGCTGAACTACCGCAGCATTGAGGAAGAGACGTCGTGGCATGAGCGCGACCCGCTGAAGCTGCTGAGCGATTACATGATGGAAGAAAAGATTGTGAGCCACGGCGACATCGAGAAGCTGCGCAAGGACGTCATCGCCGAGCTGGAAGCGAAGGTGGCCGAAGCCAAGAAGGGTGAAGAACCGGCGCCGGAAGAGCTGCTCCACGACGTGCTGCAATAG
- a CDS encoding DHA2 family efflux MFS transporter permease subunit — protein sequence MADQATLNPEQAVSYPEGWTRWMIAIAVMASAVMELVDTSAVNVSIPYMAGNLSASIDEATWVLTSYLVSNAIMLPLTGWLSARFGRKRLLLTAVTGFTCASILCGLAPSLPLLISFRVLQGGFGGLLQPITRAILLESFPREERGHAMAMWGVGIVVAPIVAPLLGGWLTTDYSWRWVFFINVPVSIFALTMVNAYVFDPSYLKRIKQGADTWGIILLAFGIAALQVVLDKGQEADWFSSHLIVVGAVIAAVCLVAFVIWELRAPNPVVHLRLLKYRTFGTACALSLILFFVLYGSILLLPLFMQEVLNFPAVTAGVWNMPRGIATMIGMPIVGILIGKRWDMRGMLFCGLVASAIGVLMFGQLNGQSGPWGFFWPQIVMGAGLSLVFVPFATISVDPIPNPEMGYATSITGLTRNLGSSFGISVMATALSRGEQAHHARLVAHVNSANPISSMLHSAIAQGLLRDGSSIAQAAQQAWGVLQGEVMRQATVLSYLDAFRALAIIFFIASPLVFLMKQPKFDKGAGARGQGSA from the coding sequence TTGGCGGATCAAGCGACGCTCAACCCGGAGCAGGCGGTGAGCTACCCGGAGGGGTGGACGCGCTGGATGATCGCCATTGCCGTGATGGCCAGCGCGGTTATGGAGCTGGTCGACACCTCCGCGGTCAACGTCAGCATTCCCTACATGGCCGGCAACCTCTCGGCCAGCATTGACGAAGCGACCTGGGTGCTCACCTCCTACCTGGTCTCGAACGCCATCATGCTGCCGCTGACGGGCTGGCTGTCGGCGCGGTTTGGGCGCAAGCGTTTGCTGCTGACCGCGGTGACCGGATTCACCTGCGCCAGCATTCTCTGCGGCCTGGCGCCGTCGCTGCCGCTGTTGATTAGCTTCCGGGTGCTGCAAGGAGGCTTTGGCGGCTTGTTGCAGCCGATCACGCGCGCGATCTTATTGGAGTCATTTCCGCGCGAGGAGCGCGGGCACGCCATGGCCATGTGGGGCGTAGGCATCGTCGTGGCGCCCATCGTGGCGCCGCTACTGGGCGGCTGGCTGACGACGGATTACTCCTGGCGCTGGGTGTTTTTCATCAACGTACCGGTGAGCATCTTTGCCCTGACGATGGTCAACGCTTATGTCTTCGACCCGTCCTACCTGAAGCGCATCAAGCAAGGCGCCGATACCTGGGGCATTATTCTGCTCGCCTTTGGGATTGCTGCGCTGCAGGTCGTGCTCGACAAAGGCCAGGAAGCCGACTGGTTCAGCTCGCATCTGATCGTTGTGGGCGCGGTGATCGCCGCCGTGTGCCTGGTGGCGTTTGTGATCTGGGAGCTGCGCGCACCCAACCCCGTCGTCCATTTGCGGCTGCTCAAGTACCGTACGTTTGGCACCGCCTGCGCACTGTCGCTGATTCTGTTTTTTGTGCTCTACGGCAGCATCCTGCTGCTGCCGCTGTTCATGCAGGAAGTGCTGAACTTCCCGGCGGTGACCGCGGGCGTCTGGAACATGCCGCGCGGCATCGCCACCATGATCGGCATGCCGATCGTCGGAATTCTGATCGGCAAGCGCTGGGACATGCGCGGCATGCTGTTTTGCGGGTTGGTGGCGTCAGCGATTGGCGTGCTGATGTTCGGCCAATTGAATGGGCAGTCGGGCCCTTGGGGATTCTTCTGGCCGCAGATTGTGATGGGGGCGGGGCTGTCGCTGGTCTTTGTGCCCTTTGCCACTATCAGCGTGGACCCGATTCCGAATCCCGAGATGGGCTACGCCACCAGCATCACCGGGCTGACGCGGAATCTGGGTTCGAGCTTCGGGATTTCGGTGATGGCGACGGCCCTGTCGCGCGGGGAACAGGCGCACCATGCGCGCCTGGTCGCACACGTGAATTCCGCCAACCCGATCAGCTCGATGCTCCACAGCGCCATCGCCCAGGGGCTGCTGCGCGACGGATCCAGCATCGCGCAGGCGGCGCAGCAAGCCTGGGGCGTGCTGCAAGGCGAGGTTATGCGGCAGGCGACGGTGCTCAGCTATCTCGACGCCTTCCGGGCGCTGGCCATCATCTTTTTCATCGCCTCGCCGCTGGTGTTTCTGATGAAGCAACCGAAGTTTGACAAAGGGGCAGGGGCCAGGGGCCAGGGGTCAGCGTAG
- a CDS encoding peptidase M48, protein MKRARLRSLALGLIFALAIPLAAQSANEKNLKDIGHRGVGDGMNFYSVEKSIALGKQLAEQVEATARIQKDPEINEYINRLAQNLVRHSDAKVPFTVRILESPQVNAAALPGGYFFVNTGLILAADNEAELAGVMAHEIAHVAARHATRNLTKARLIDYATLPLIFVGGGIGLAGRSLAEVAIPMSFMKFSRGDEREADYLGLQYMYEAGYDPQAFVQMFEKLLSKEKKQPGTIAKAFSSHPPTPARIKDSEKEIDSLLPSRPEYILNTSNFNKIKARLAMLEHVDDTNLKLHGTGRPSLIRPNGSAAPAGKPTLKRRPGGGGGGGGGN, encoded by the coding sequence ATGAAGCGCGCCCGTCTCCGTTCGCTCGCCCTCGGGCTCATTTTCGCTCTGGCCATTCCGCTGGCCGCGCAAAGCGCCAACGAAAAGAACCTCAAGGATATCGGCCATCGCGGTGTGGGCGACGGGATGAACTTCTATTCCGTCGAAAAGTCTATTGCGCTGGGCAAGCAGTTGGCCGAACAAGTGGAGGCGACCGCGCGCATTCAGAAGGATCCGGAGATCAACGAATACATCAATCGACTGGCCCAAAATCTGGTGCGGCACTCCGATGCTAAAGTGCCCTTTACCGTACGGATTCTGGAGTCGCCCCAAGTCAACGCCGCGGCATTGCCGGGTGGCTACTTTTTCGTGAACACGGGGCTGATACTGGCGGCCGACAATGAAGCAGAGCTGGCGGGCGTGATGGCGCATGAAATTGCGCATGTAGCGGCGCGGCACGCCACCCGCAATCTCACGAAGGCGAGATTGATCGACTACGCGACGTTACCGCTGATTTTCGTTGGCGGCGGCATTGGACTTGCGGGACGGAGTCTGGCGGAGGTCGCCATCCCCATGAGCTTCATGAAATTCAGCCGCGGTGACGAACGCGAGGCCGATTACCTGGGCTTGCAATACATGTATGAAGCGGGCTACGACCCGCAGGCATTTGTGCAGATGTTCGAGAAGCTGCTGTCCAAGGAAAAAAAGCAGCCGGGAACCATCGCCAAGGCGTTTTCCTCGCACCCGCCCACGCCCGCACGCATTAAGGACTCGGAAAAGGAAATCGATTCTTTGCTGCCCTCGCGGCCGGAATACATCCTGAACACCTCGAACTTCAACAAGATCAAGGCCCGCCTGGCCATGCTGGAGCACGTGGACGACACCAACCTGAAGCTGCATGGTACCGGGCGGCCCAGCCTGATCCGGCCGAATGGCTCGGCCGCGCCGGCAGGCAAACCCACTCTCAAGCGCCGGCCCGGCGGCGGTGGCGGTGGCGGCGGCGGCAACTAG
- a CDS encoding aminotransferase class V-fold PLP-dependent enzyme has translation MLLSEIRDQFPVSRHYAYFNHAAIAPVATSTRQAMEAHLADQAEFGALHFMQWLETQEGVRATLGGLIGATAADIALTKNTTEGLLTIANGLAWRPGERVVTFECEFPANLYPWLALRGRGVNVELLPTAALTDLNQVRAACRGAKVLAISFVQYLSGFRAPLEAIGAICRETGTWLVVDGIQGLGAFPLDVTRCGIHALACGSHKWLTCPEGAGFLYVHPALLEQLTPPEPGWLSVDNYLDFDAAQRAAQTGIMHWRAGAARFECGAVNRTVLLGMGAAIKLLLSAGADTAANHILDLGQRLADGLDQRGCTLALLSDDRSVRSGITSFQHPREEAASLVPRLEAAGILCSQRGPWVRVAPHLYNTPDEIDRLLAELPA, from the coding sequence ATGCTGCTTTCCGAAATCCGCGACCAGTTTCCCGTCTCCCGGCATTATGCCTACTTCAACCACGCCGCTATTGCGCCGGTAGCTACGAGTACCCGCCAGGCGATGGAGGCCCATTTGGCCGATCAAGCCGAGTTTGGCGCCCTGCACTTCATGCAGTGGCTGGAGACGCAGGAGGGCGTGCGCGCCACCCTTGGCGGCCTTATTGGCGCTACTGCCGCCGATATTGCCCTGACTAAAAACACCACCGAAGGCCTGTTGACTATTGCCAATGGTCTTGCCTGGCGCCCGGGTGAGCGGGTGGTGACGTTCGAGTGTGAATTTCCAGCCAACCTCTATCCTTGGCTCGCACTGCGGGGCCGGGGCGTAAACGTCGAGCTGCTGCCCACGGCCGCGCTAACCGATCTCAATCAAGTGCGCGCCGCCTGCCGCGGCGCGAAAGTGCTGGCCATCAGCTTCGTGCAGTATTTGAGCGGCTTTCGCGCTCCGCTCGAAGCTATCGGCGCCATTTGCCGCGAAACCGGAACATGGCTCGTGGTGGATGGCATTCAAGGTTTGGGAGCGTTTCCGCTCGACGTGACCCGCTGCGGCATCCACGCGCTCGCTTGCGGCAGCCACAAGTGGCTGACTTGTCCCGAGGGCGCGGGATTTCTGTACGTCCATCCCGCTCTGCTCGAGCAACTCACGCCGCCCGAGCCCGGCTGGCTTTCGGTCGACAACTATCTCGACTTCGATGCCGCCCAGCGCGCGGCACAAACGGGGATTATGCACTGGCGCGCCGGCGCGGCGCGCTTCGAATGCGGCGCCGTAAACAGAACCGTGCTGCTCGGCATGGGTGCGGCCATCAAGCTGTTGCTGTCAGCGGGCGCGGATACCGCTGCAAACCATATCCTCGACCTGGGCCAGCGCCTTGCCGACGGTCTGGACCAGCGCGGCTGCACTCTCGCTTTATTGTCCGACGACCGCAGCGTGCGCAGCGGCATCACCAGCTTTCAGCACCCGCGCGAAGAGGCCGCCAGCCTGGTCCCGCGGCTCGAAGCCGCCGGGATTCTCTGTTCCCAGCGCGGCCCCTGGGTGCGGGTTGCCCCGCACCTCTATAACACCCCGGACGAAATCGACCGCCTGCTCGCCGAGCTGCCTGCATGA
- a CDS encoding alpha-ketoacid dehydrogenase subunit beta produces the protein MHEALNMALREEMARDERVVVLGEEVAQYNGVHYVTRGLFDEFGGDRVIDTPISEESFVGMGVGMATMGQRPVVELMRIDFGLRAMDQIYNHMAKIRYMSGGRLSVPMVLRGPEGPGPNSGLTAQHGQQLTVLFAHCPGLRVVSPSNQYDAKGMLKSAIRSDDPVVFLEPGPLNNKQGDVDDSEYLVPIDKADIKRPGDDVTLVGYGASTALCLEAARELERDGISAEVVDMRCLRPIDMGPALASLKKTNRAVVADYAWQSYGPSAEIVTRLSTDGFWDLETPVRRVCGKETPLPYAANLEELSKPNVDEIIAAAKATLS, from the coding sequence ATGCACGAAGCGCTGAACATGGCGCTGCGCGAGGAGATGGCCCGTGACGAGCGGGTGGTGGTTCTGGGCGAAGAAGTGGCCCAGTACAACGGCGTGCACTACGTCACCCGGGGTCTGTTCGACGAGTTCGGCGGCGACCGCGTGATCGATACGCCGATTTCGGAAGAGAGCTTCGTCGGCATGGGCGTGGGCATGGCGACCATGGGCCAGCGGCCGGTGGTCGAGCTGATGCGCATTGACTTCGGGCTGCGCGCCATGGACCAGATTTACAACCACATGGCCAAAATCCGGTACATGTCGGGCGGCCGGCTTTCGGTGCCGATGGTCCTGCGAGGACCCGAAGGACCGGGGCCAAACTCCGGCCTGACGGCGCAGCACGGGCAGCAGTTGACGGTGCTGTTTGCGCACTGCCCCGGGCTGCGGGTTGTGAGCCCGTCGAATCAGTACGACGCCAAAGGCATGCTGAAGTCTGCCATCCGGAGTGATGATCCGGTGGTGTTTTTGGAACCAGGTCCCCTGAACAACAAGCAGGGCGACGTGGACGACAGCGAGTATCTGGTGCCGATCGACAAGGCGGACATTAAGCGCCCCGGCGACGACGTAACCCTCGTCGGTTACGGCGCCAGCACGGCGCTCTGTCTGGAAGCGGCACGCGAGCTGGAGCGCGACGGCATTTCAGCCGAAGTGGTCGACATGCGCTGCCTGCGGCCCATCGACATGGGCCCGGCGCTGGCATCGCTGAAGAAGACGAATCGCGCCGTGGTCGCCGACTACGCCTGGCAGAGTTATGGCCCCTCGGCCGAGATCGTGACCCGGCTGAGTACCGACGGCTTCTGGGATCTGGAAACGCCCGTGCGGCGCGTCTGCGGCAAGGAAACCCCACTGCCCTACGCGGCAAATCTCGAAGAGCTGAGCAAGCCCAACGTGGACGAGATCATCGCCGCCGCAAAAGCGACGCTGAGCTGA